The Amycolatopsis coloradensis sequence TACTGGCCTTCGCCGTGCCGTCGAACGTGGCATCGTCCAGCACCTGGGTCAGATCGTCGGTGAACGTCGCGTCGTCCACTGTGGCCTGCCCGGTGTTCTCCACCGCGACGGTGTAGGTCACGACCTCGCCCGGTTTCGCCTCCGCCTTGTCGACGGTCTTCTTGATCTTCAGGCTGGACAGCGGTGTCGTCGTGCCGCACTTCGGATCCTTGCTGCCCGGCGGGCAGTTGCCACCCGGAGTGTCGGTGGTGATGACGTTGGTCAGCTTGCCGTCGCCGTCGGTCTTGGTCACCTTGACGCTGTACGTGACCGTCGCCGTCTGCCCGATCTCCAGGTCGCCGGTCCAGGTCAGCTTCGGCTCCTCGTAGGTCACCGAACCGATCGTCGCCGCACCGTCCTTCTGGAACACCGCGTCGTCGAGGACCTCGGTGAGGTCGTCGGTGAACGTCGCACCGGTCAACTTCGTCTTGCCGGTGTTGCGCACGGTCACCGTGTACTTCACGACGTCGCCCGGGTTCGCCGTGGCCTTGTCCGCCTTCTTCTCCAGCGAGATGCCGGGCACCGGAGTGACGGTCGAGCACGCCGGGTCGTCGGACTGCGGTGGGCAGGTGCCCGGGGTGTTGGTGCTGACGGTGTTCCGCAGTTCGTGGTCGCCGGTCACGGGGTTCTTCACCTTCACCGAATACTTCAGCGTGGTCGAAGCACCCACCGGGAGATCGCCTGCCCACACCAGGTTCGGCGCGGTGAAGGTGAACGTCCCGGCGACCGGGGCCGCCGCGGCGTCGTCGGCGTAGTCGGCGTCGTCGAGCACCTCGGACAGGTCGTCCGTGACCCGTGCGGCGTCCTCGCCGACCAGGTCTACCTTGCCGGTATTGGTGACGACGACGGTGTACGTGACGACGTCACCCGGGTTCGCGGTCTGCTTGTCCGACGTCTTCTTGACCGTCAGTTCGCGGGACGGCACGTCCGCGACGCAGTTCGGGTCGGTCGAATCCGGCGGGCAGTTGTTACCCGGGGTGTCCGAAGTGACCACATTGGACAGTTTCTTGTCGCCGGGGTTCGGGTTCTTGATCTTGACCGTGTAGGTGACGGTCGAGGTCTGCCCGATCTCCAGCGAGCCGGTCCACGTCAGCTTCGGCGCCGCGTACGTGACGCCGCCGATGGTCGCCGCACCGTCGTTCTGGTAGTCGGCGTCGTCCAGGACTTCGGTCATGTCGTCGGTGAAGGCGGCCGCGTCCTGCTTGGTCTGCCCGGTGTTGGTGACGGTGATCGTGTACTTCACCGTGTCGCCGGGGTCGACCGACTTCTTGTCGGCGGTCTTCTTGATGAGCAGTCCGGAGATCGGGGTGGTCGTGCCGCAATCCGGATCGGTCGAGCCCGGCGGGCAGTTCCCGCCCGGGGTCTCGGACGTGACGGCGTTGACGAGCTTCTTGTCGCCGTCGCCCGGATCCTTCACCTGGACCGTGTAGGTGACGGTCGAGGTCTGCCCGATCTCCAGGTCGCCGATCCACGTCAACTTCGGCGCCGCATACGACACACCACCGACCGTCGCCGCTCCATCGTTCCGGTAAACGGCGTCGTCGAGCACCTGGGTCAGGTCGTCGGTGAAAGTGGCGCCGGTCAGCTTCGTCTGACCGGTGTTGGTGACCGTGACCGTGTACTTCACGACGTCACCGGGATTCGCCGACTGCTTGTCGACGGTCTTCTTGATCTCCAGACCCGAAACCGGGGTTTCCGTGCCGCAGTCCGGATCCGTGGAGCCCGGCGGGCAGTTCCCGCCCGGCGTCTCCGACGTCACCACGTTCTTGAGCCGGTTGTCGCCGGTGTTCGGGTTCTTGACCTTGACCGTGTACGTGACCGTGGCCGTCTCGCCGACGCCGAGGTCACCCGTCCAGGTCAGCTTCGGTGCCGCGAACGACACTCCACCGATCGTCGCGGCACCGTCATTCTGATAGTCTGCGTCGTCGAGAACCTGCGTCAGATCATCGGTGAACGTCGCACCGGTCAGCTTCGTCTGACCGGTGTTGGTGACCGTCACCGTGTATTTCGCGACGTCACCGGGATTCGCCGACTGCTTGTCCACGGTCTTCTCGATCAACAGCCCGGAAACCGGCGTGGTCGTGCCACACTTCGGATCCGTCGAACCCGGCGGACAGTTCCCGCCCGGCGTCTCCGACGTGACCGTGTTGATGAGTTTCTTGTCGCCCGGGACGGGATTCTTGACCTTCACCGTGTACGTCACCACCGACGTGGCGCCGATTTCGAGGTCACCGGTCCACGTCAGTTTCGGCGCCGCATAGGTGACACCACCGATGGTCGCCGCACCGTCGTTCTGATAATCGGCGTCGTCGAGAACCTGCGTGAGATCATCGGTGAACGTCGCACCGCTCAGCTTCGTCTGGCCCGTATTCCGCACCGTGACCGTGTACTTCACGACATCGCCAGGGTTCGCCGACTGCTTGTCCACGGTCTTCTCGATCAACAGCCCGGAAACCGGCGTCGTAGTACCGCACTTCGGGTCGGTCGAACCCGGCGGACAGTTCCCGCCTGGAGTTTCCGACGACACCGCGTTCCTGAGCACATTGTCGCCGGGATTGGGATTCTTGACCTTCACCGTATACGTCACCACCGACGTGGCACCGACTTCCAGGTCACCGGTCCACGTCAGTTTCGGCGCCGCATAGGTGACACCACCGATGGTCGCCGCACCGTCGTTCTGATAATCGGCGTCGTCGAGAACCTGCGTGAGATCATCGGTGAACGTCGCACCGCTCAGCTTCGTCTGGCCCGTATTCCGCACCGTGACCGTGTACTTCACGACATCGCCAGGGTTCGCCGACTGCTTGTCGACCGACTTCTCGATCGTCAGTCCGGACACCGGCGTGGTTGTCCCGCACTTCGGATCCGTCGAACCCGGCGGGCAATTTCCACCAGGAGTCTCCGACGTGACCACATTGGACAGCTTCTTGTCGCCGGGGTTCGGGTTCTTGACCTTCACCGTATACGTCACCACAGACGTGGCACCGACTTCCAAGTCACCGGTCCACGTCAACTTCGGCGCCGCATACGACACACCACCAATCGTCGCCGCACCATCATTCTGGTAATCCGCGTCGTCCAGCACCTGCGTCAGATCATCAGTGAACGTCGCACCGCTCAGCTTCGTCTGACCGGTGTTCCGCACGGTCACCGTGTACTTCACGACATCGCCCGGATTCGCCGACTGCTTGTCCACCGACTTCTCGATCACCAGCCCGGAAACCGGCGTCGTGGTACCGCACTTCGGGTCGGTCGAACCCGGCGGACAGTTACCACCCGGCGTCTCCGACGCCACCGCGTTCCTGAGCACATTGTCGCCCGTGTTCGGGCTCTTGACCTTCACCGTGTACGTCACCACCGACGTGGCACCGACTTCCAAGTCACCGGTCCACGTCAACTTCGGCGCCGCATAGGTGACACCACCGACCGTCGCCGCACCATCATCCTGATAGTCCGCGTCGTCCAGCACCTGCGTGAGATCGTCCGTGAACGTCGCACCGCTCAGCTTCGTCTGGCCCGTATTCCGCACCGTGACCGTGTACTTCACGACATCGCCCGGATTCGCCGACTGCTTGTCGACCGACTTCTCGATCAACAGCCCGGAAACCGGCGTCGTGGTACCGCACTTCGGGTCGGTCGAACCCGGCGGGCAATTTCCACCTGGAGTCTCCGACGTCACCACGTTCGTCAGCCGATTGTCGCCGGTGTTCGGGCTCTTGACCTTCACCGTGTAGGCGAACTCGGCGCTCTGCCCCGCCGCGAGGGTGCCGGTCCAGGTCAGCCTCGGCTCCGCATAGGACACCGAACCTGGCGATGCGGTGGCGTCGTTCTGGTAGACCGCGTCGTCCAGCACCCCGGTCAGATCATCCACGACCTTGAGATCCGCCGCGGTCACCTTTCCGGTGTTGGCGACGGTGACCTTGTAGCGCACGACGTCGCCGGGGTTCGCGGATTCCTTGTCCGCGGTCTTCGTCACCGTGTACGACGGCGGCGGCACCTTGGTCTTCGCGCACGCGGCGGCGGGATCGTCCGGGCAGCGGTTGTCCGGCGGGACGACCGGCGGCGGCCCGATCGGAACGGTCGCGCGGTTCACCAGCTCCTTGCCGATGGCGGCCTCTTCGACCTTCACACGCACGGTCAACGTGGCCGTCTCTCCGACGGCGAGGCCGTTCACGGCCCACTCGATCGGCCCGGTACCGGACGCGGTGCCCTTCGACGGCGTGGAGGACACGTAGGTCGTCCCCGGCGGCAAGGTGTCGCGCACCGTGAACGCGGGCACGGGGATCACCCCGGTGTTCCGCACGGCCACCTGATAGGTCAGGGTGTCGCCCGGGATCGCTTCGGCGAGGTCGACCGTCTTCGTCAGCTGGTATCCCGGTGAGGCGACCGTGTTCCGCACCGTGTTCGACGTGCGTTCCTGCGGCCGTCCGGTGTCTTCGCCGCGGAAGGTCAGCTTGCCGGTGTTGTCGAGTTTGGTGCCGTCCGGCACCGAGGCACCGACCTTGACCTTGAAGGCGACCTTCTGCGACTGCCCCGGCCTCAGGTTCGGCAGGGTGCAGGTGACCAGCTGCCCGGACGCCGAACAGTCCGGATTCGACCCGGCCACGAACGTGACGCCGTCGGGGAGGGTGTCGGTGAGCACCACGTTCGTCGCGGTGTCGAGATCGGTGACACTGCCGTCGGCGTGCCGGTTGGCGACCTCGAAGGTGTACGTGACCTCGCTGCCCTTGGTGACGTAACCCGGCGGATTGTCGTCGGTGTTGCCCACTGGGTCGTTGGCCTTGGTGATCTGGAGGTCGGGTTCGAGTGCGTCGGTGACGAGCCAGATCGTCTGCGGGTACAGCGCGTCGCCGACGGTGCCGATCTTCACCTGGAGCGCGGTGGTCCCCGCGGGGACCTTGCCGGTGATGTCGATGCTGCGGGCGTCGTAGCCGACGTTGTTCACCGAGTTGGGCTCGCGTGAAGTGACGTTCGTGCCCGAACCGGTGGCCGTGACACGGTCGATGCGGCTACTGAAGGCGTTGTTGGTCGCCACGCCGCCCGGCGCGGGCATCGCGATGGTCTGCAGGCTGGACGCGTCCGGGCCGACCTGGAGGTAGTCGCCGGTGATGGGCGCGTCACCGTCACCCGCGACGATGCCGAGTTCGACATTGGGCTGACGCGAGGTCGGCGCCTTGATACCGCTCAGCGCGATGGTGGCCGAGCTCGGGGTGCTCCCGCCCGCGACCACCTGCATACCGTCCCAGACCTGCAGATACCGCAACGGCTCGCTGGGCAGTTCGTAGGCCACCACCAGCGACCAGCCACCCCAGCAGCCGAGATTCGTCCGGCTGATCGACTGGCCCTGGCAGGCCTGGATGTCGGCGACCGTGTACTGCCCGGTCCCGGCGGCCGTCACGAGGTTCGTGACGTCGGCGGCGCCGCCGTAGGCGTACAGGGTCGGGGAGCCGCCCGTCGTGGTCGCGGGGAACCAGTCGTAGGTTTCGGCGGTGATCCGCTGGTAGGTGCTGGAGCCCGGGGTCTTCACGGAGACCTGGTTGCCCCGGGCCCCGTCGCCAGAGGTCCCGCTGCTGGCAACCGGATTGAACTGCCAGTACAGCCGGGCGTTGAGCACCTTCGCGCCGGCCGGGACGTTCAGGCTCGCCGCGGAGGCGGTGTTGCCGGGTGCGGCCGGGTCGGTCTTGATCCACGACACCGCGCTCGCGTTGCTCGCGGACTCGTTGCAGACCACGCCGACGCCGCACTGCACGACGGAGTTGGCGGCCATCGTGATACCGCCGTGCGCCAGCCCGGAGTACACCGGCTCCGGCCCGATCGGCCGTTCGGTGCCCGCTCCGCGTGGCTGGGTCTGGGCGTTCGCGGGCAGCGGGGCGCCCATCAGCAGAGCCACGACGACCACCGTGAGCACCGCTATGCCCCGGCGCCACCGATTCCGCCCACGACGTTCCGCCATGCCGCCTCCGCCTCACCCCTCGCTCCCGTCGGCCCAGGTCAGGACGGCGGGGACTGCGAGCTCAAGTGGTGGTCATCCTGGGTCGGCAAGATCGTCGACGGCAACCGGGATCGGCGGTGTCGCCGGGATAGAACCCGTTGAGTGGCCCCGAAACCCCCGGACGGGTGATGAATTCACTGTCCACAACGGACGCGACGGGGTGTGGCGTTCTCGCGCGAAAACTGCCATTGTCGAACACGTGATCGATCTTCCTTATCGTGGCTCCGGCCCTTATTGCTATGCCCATTCCCTCGCGATGATGCTCGGCTCCGAGTCCCCTGGCGCCGACGTGCTCGAAACCGTGACCGGCAGCCCCTTCGGCATGCAGCTGATCGGCGGTTCGCTGCCGTTCTTCGACGCCTTCGGGTGGGATCCCGATCTCGGTATCGGCGAGGCCCTCGACGTCCTCGGCTGGCGCGCGGAAACGGCGAGCGAGCCGGATCCGGACGCCGCCTTCGCCCGGCTCGTCGAGAGCCTCGCCGGCGGCCCGGTCCTGCTCGGTCCGGTCGAAATGGGGCATCTGCGCCACCAGCCGGGGATGACCGGCCCGATCGGCGCCGACCATTTCCTGGTCGCGCTCGCCGCGGACGACGAGTCCGTCACCGCCCACGACCCGCAGGGCTACCCGTACGCGCGGATCCCGCGGGCGGATTTCGCCGCCGCCTGGCGCGCCGAAACGGTCGCTTACGGCAAACCGCACACGATGCGGACGAAGTTCGTGCGGCACACCTTCGTCGAAGACGAGGCCGCGATCGTGGCGTCGCTTCCCAGGGCGATCAGGCGGCTCAGCGGGGAGAACGACACCGGGCTCCCGCCCGGCACGCTCGGCAACGGCGACGCGGCACTCGCGCTCGCCGACCGGATCGGCTCCGGTGGCGACCCGGACCTGCGGGGGCTGCTCATCCATTTCGTCGTGCGCCTCGGCGCCGACGGACGGCCGACGCCGCGGCGTGCCTGCGCCGGGTCGGCCGCGAAGAGGCCGCCGCCGTCCTCACCACGCAGGCTCGGCTGATCGGCTCGTTGCAGTACCACCTCGTCGTCGAGGACGACGCACGCGCCGCCGCGACCCTCCGGGCGCTCGCCCCGACCTACGAAGAACTCAGGCGGGCGCTCACGTCATCCTGACGATTTCGCGGACGATCACGTCGGGCTCGGTCAACGGGACGTAGTGGCCGGACCGCTCCGCGATGACGTGCCTGCCGCCGGGCGAGAGGCTCACCCGGTGAGCGTGTGAGGCGTTCGTCCGCGCCCTCATGCCGGCGGAGAAGCCGCCACCGCCGAGTCCGCCGGACACCACGGTGACCGGGATGTCGCCGAGCACCGGCGGATCCTGCTGCCAGAGGGCCAGTTCGTCGAGGAAGGTGCGGGCCTGCTCCCGCTGGGTCCGCACCGTCCCGACGGTGAAGGCCTCCCGTTCGAGCTCGCGGCGGACGTCTTCCGGGGTCCCCCGCAGCAGGCCGCGGAAGACGGACTTGAGCAGGCCCAGCCGCGCGAGCACGGCGCCGAGCCGGAGCATGACGCGTTCACCGGTGCGGAAGGCGCGGCCGAAGAGAACGTCCGCCGCTTCGTCGGTCGGATCGACCAGCACCAGCCCGGCGATCCGCTCCGGACGTCGGGCGGCGGCCTGCCGCACGATCGGCCCGCCGGCGCTGTGCCCGACGAGGACGTATGGTCCCTGGCCGAAATGATCGAGGACGTCGTTGAGGTCGTCGGCCATCCGCCGCAGGGTGCGCCCGCCGGGGTCGGGGGCGCTGCGGCCGAGCCCGGACCGGTCGTAGACGATCGCACGGGCGTACCGGGCGACCTCCGGCTGGACCGCCGCCCACGACGACCGGGTGGCCGCGGCACCCGCCTCGAACACGACCGTCGGCCCGGTGGATCCCTCGGGCCCCGGGTGCACCATCGCGTGGAGCCGTCTGCCGTCGCGGGTGACGACCCATTCCGGCTCACCTTGGGTATGGGTCATCTCGCGGTGATCCTCCAGCCGGTGGCGTCGATCTGGCGCCGCCAGAATTCGGCGAAACGTCCTTGTCCGGCAAGGAGTTCTTCGAGGGTGCCGTCCTCGGCGATCCGCCCGTCCTCCAGGAACAAGACCCGGTCCGCGTGCCGGATCCCGGCGATCCGGTGGGTGACGATCACTCGCGTCCGCGGCACGGGATCGGCGCTGAGCGAGCGGACCACGGCGTCCTCGTTTTCGGTGTCCAGCGCGCTCGTGGCCTCGTCGACCAGCAGCACCCGCTGCCGCTCACCGCCGGAGAGCGCGCCGCCCGCCTCGCCGACGGCCGTGTGTTCCAGCAGTTCGTCCACCCTGGCGAGCCCGGCGATCCTCTCGTCGCTCGCCGAGGCCTTTCGCGGCCGTGGAAAGTTATAGGGGGAAACTAAGGGTAGGCTTAGTTCGGTGTCAAGACACGGTCCGGCAGGTGGCCGGAAGCTGCCAAGGGGTTGCCGGCGGGCCATGGCGGACACCGGTGGGACCGCCTAAGCGGCCCCACCGGTGTTCTCCCTCCCGCCCTGCCGGCGAGTCTCAGCAGGTTCAGAACGTGATGGCGAACCCGTCGATCGAGCCGGTGTCGAACCGGTAGACGTCCTGCGCGCTCAGCTTCCAGGTGCCGTTGGCCGCCTCACCGGAGGCATCGACCGTGAAGGTCTCGTGCACGCCGTCGGCCGAGCCGACTCCTCCGGACTCCTTGAGCCGGTAGGCCTTGCCACTCGGCCCGATCAGGTCGAGCACGAGGTCCGCGGTGTAGGTGTGCGAGATGTCCACCTTCACCGGGAGCGAAGCGGAAGCCTTGCCGTCACAGCCTTCCTGGGTCACGGAACTGGTCACCGCCGCCCCGGCGTCCGGAATGGACACCGGCGTGGTGTTCGACTTGGCCCCGCACTGCGGCCCGGGGCCACCGCTGCCGATCGACGAGACGTTCAGCAGCTTGTTCGGCGAGCCGCTGCCCGCGTTCTTGATGACACCCGCGGTCGCGCCGTTCACCAGCGCGTCCCGCACCTGCTGCGGAGAGGCGCCGGGGTTGGCCGACAGGTAGAGCGCGGCCGCGCCGACGACGTGCGGTGTCGCCATCGAGGTCCCGTTCATCACCGCCGAACCGCCGCTGCTCGGGCTCAGCGACGTGATGTTCGAACCGGGGGCGAAGATGTCGGTGCAGCTTCCGTAGTTCGAGAACGAAGACCGGTTGTCCGAGGAGTCCGAGGCGTTGACCGTGATCGCCTCGGGCACCCGGGCCGGGCTGGTGTTGCAGGCGTCGGTGGAGGCGTTGCCCGCCGCCACGCCGTAGACGACACCCGACGCGATCGACCGCTTCACCGCGTCGTCCCCGACCCCGGGGGCGTCCATGGTCAGGCTCATGTTCGCCACGGCGGGCTTCTTGGCGTTCGCCGTCACCCAGTCGACGGCGTCGATGATGCCCGAGTCCGGACCGGAGTTGTCGCAGCCCAATACTTTCAACCCGACGATCTTGACCTTCTTCGCGACCCCGTAGGTCTTGCTGCCGATCGTGCCCGCGGTGTGACTGCCGTGTCCGTTGCAGTCCGTGCCGTCGCCACCCATGAAATCCTTGCCGAGGGCGGCGCGCCCTTCGTACTCCGGATTCGACGGGTTGATGCCGCTGTCGAGGTCGTACGCCGTGACGCCCGCGCCCTCGTTGGGATACGTGTAGGCCTTGTCGAGCGGGAGGTTCTTCTGGTCGACCCGGTCCAGGCCCCAGGTCGGGTTCTGCTGGGTGCCGGTGCCGCGCGCGGTGCCGTCTTCGTACACCGCCTTGACCGACGGGTCCGCGGCCAGCTTCCGCGCTTCCGCGGGGGTCATGCTCTTGGCCGAGAACCCGCGGATGGCCGACGTCCAGACCGAACGGACCTCACCGCCGTACCGTTCGGCCAGATCAGCCGAAGCCGACTGTCCCGCCGCGGCGACGTCATGGAGGACGACGATGTACTGGTCGCCGTAGTGCTCCTTGGCGGGGATCACCACACCTTCGGCCTCGGCGGCGACGGCCGTTCCGGCGCCGAGAGCGAGCAACGGGCTCAGCAGGCCGAGCGCCAGCAGGGTTTTCGTCTTGTCACGCATGGGAAATCCCCTCTGCTTCGGTGAAGATCACTGGACGGTGAGGGTGTACGTGGTGGTCGCGGTCTTGCCGCCGCCGTCCTTCGCGGTCACCGTGACCGGGTACGTGCCCGGCTGGAACGGCGCGAAGACCTGCATGGTCGAGCTGCCACCGCTCGACACGCTCTGCGGCGAGAAGAACGGGTTGATCGGCAGTCCGGATCCACTGGCGGACAAGGCGATCGAACCGGCACCCCCGGTCGCGGTGACGGTCGCGCTCACCAGCGAGCCCGCGCGGCCGGATCCCGAAGACGGGTTCACGGTCACCTTCAGGTCGCCGACCGGAGGTTCACCCGCGCCGACGGTGAGCGAGAGTCCCGCGGTGGCCGTCTCGGTGGTGCCCTTTCCGGAAACCGTGACCTGATAAGCCTTTTCCGGAGTGCCGGCGGCGGTCTCGATGGTCAGCTTCGCCACTTCGCCCGCCTTGATCGTGGCGGGCTGGAACGTCGCGTTGGCACCTTCGGGCAATCCCGACGCCGACAGGGTGACGTTCTCGGCGCCGTTCTTGCCGGGTTTGCTCGTGACACTCACCGACACGTACTTCCCCGGCAGGACCTTCACCGACGAGGGCGAAGCCGCGAGAGTGAAGGCGTCACCCGGCTGTTCGCCGCCGATCTGCTCGGCGACCCAGTCCCCCATCTCGTTGTTGAGCCTGCTGTAGACGCTGTACCAGCGGAAGTCGCTGCGGCTCCACGAGGTGACCCCGACGACCTTCCCGTTCACGACGAACGGGCCGCCGCTGTCGCCCGGCAGGACGGTCTTGCGTCCGTCGGGGTAACCGGCGCAGATCATCGTCTTCGGGTCGACGCCGTTCTCCACGCCGGTGCACTGGCTCGCGTTCACGATCGGCAACGTCAGCTTGTGCAGCGTGACGTCCTGCGTGGAGTCGTTGATGTCCTTCTTTCCGTACCCGAGGCTGAACCCGTCCTTGCCCGGCGCCTCCAGGCCGGTGTCCGCGGACGTGGCGACCTTCGCGTAGCCGCCGGGCGGGACCGGGATGTCGCCGTCGACGGTGATCACCGCGACGTCGTACCCGTTCCAGGGCTGGGTGAACCTGGGGTGAATCTTGTAGTCGACGGCCTTCAGCTGGGTGCCGCCCGCGCTCTTCAGGTCGTCGAGTCCATAAAGGACGCTCTTCTCGCCCGCCAGCTCCTTGCAGTGGGCCGCGACCAGGACCTTCCGCGGCGCGATGACGGAGCCGGAGCAGCTCTGCCCCTTCGGTCGCGAGCCACCTTCCCGCAGCGCGGCGATGACGTACGGGTAGTCCTTCACCGACGCCGGTGTGCCGCCGATGCTCTGGCCCTGGACGCCACCCGCCGGCAGGGGCGCGGCATCGGTGGGACTGATGGCGCTCAGGGGATCGGCCGGTGCCGCACCGGCGAAGCCCGCCGCCGGCGCCAGGGCGGCCATGGTCAGGGCGACCACGCCGAAGATCCGTTTTCTGCTCACGGTGATTCCTTTCCGGGAAATCGCGACTGCCCGACAACTGTCGATCGGCGGCGGAAACGGAACAATAGTGGAGCGCGGCGGATGGCCCACTATTTAAAGAAACCGCCTCTCACCTGCGGTTTCTCCCGGCGTACCCAGCGAATAGCGGAATACGGACCCTTAAGGAATGGTTGGAGAACCGTCGCCGAGCAGGTCCTCGGTCAAGACGGTGCGCGAAGGCAGGCCCAATTTCCGGAGTGCCCGTCCGACGTGGATCTCGACCGTCCTCGGCGACAGGAACAGCCGCTCGCCGATCTCCCGGTTCGTGAGGTTCTGGGCGGCGAGCCGGGCGACTTCGAGTTCCCTCGGCGACAACGCTTCGCCGTAGCCCTTGCGGCCGCGCCGCGGCATCTCCGGATCACACCGCCGGAGCGAACGACGACAGCGGAGCGCGTCCACGGCGGCGCCGAGGCTCGCGTACGTCGTCTCCGCGGTGGTGAAGGACGCGACGGCACGCGCCCGCTCCCCGGCTTCGGAGAAACATCCGGCCGCGAGTTCGTCGGCGTAGGCGGCGAAATACGGGAGAGGCAGCGCACTGTAGGCCTGCGCCGCACCGAGCAGCAGATCACCGGCGGCGAGCGTCTCGCCACGCGCCTGGGTGAGCATGCCCCGGCACAGCAGCGCCGACGCGTTCGCGACCGGTGCGTCCTTGCCGTCGATACCCTGCCGGTACTCCGCGAGGAGTTCCCGCGCCTCGACGTGCTGTCCCAGCCCGAGCATGGTGCGCACGGCGAACGGCATCAGTTCGGCCGCCCAGACCCAATTGTTCTTGCGGCGTACGGTTTCCAGGCCGAACTCGGCGAGGCGCCTTGCCGCCTGCAGGTCCTTGCCCGCCTGATGGACCGCGACGCGGCCCGCGTACGCCGAAGCCTGCACCGGGACGCTACCCGCGGACAGCGCGAACGCCGCGTCGAAACTGCGCAGTGCCGCCGTCGGCCGGTGCTGCCCGTACTCGTACCAGCCGAGCACCAACAGCGGCTCGGCCGCCAGCGAACCGTCCTTGTCTACCCGCGTCAGCATCGCCCGCGCCTTCTCCGCGACGCTCGCCCACTCCCCCATCGCGAGGTCCAGCCGTAGTTCCGTGCCGTCGGCCAGCGCGTCGAGATACGGCTGGTGGTCGTCACGGATCAGTCGCCGCGCCGTCGTGAGATAGGCCCGCGCCACCGGGTAGTGCCCGTTCCACGCCACCGCGTCGGCCAGGTTGATGTAGGTGCGGGCCACCTGGCGGCAGACCTCGGCCGACTCCGGGGCCCGCGGCAGGTCGGCGACCTCGTCCCAGGCCTCCGGATCGGCGATCTGCATCCGCGCCGAAAGCCGGTTC is a genomic window containing:
- a CDS encoding serine protease, translating into MSRKRIFGVVALTMAALAPAAGFAGAAPADPLSAISPTDAAPLPAGGVQGQSIGGTPASVKDYPYVIAALREGGSRPKGQSCSGSVIAPRKVLVAAHCKELAGEKSVLYGLDDLKSAGGTQLKAVDYKIHPRFTQPWNGYDVAVITVDGDIPVPPGGYAKVATSADTGLEAPGKDGFSLGYGKKDINDSTQDVTLHKLTLPIVNASQCTGVENGVDPKTMICAGYPDGRKTVLPGDSGGPFVVNGKVVGVTSWSRSDFRWYSVYSRLNNEMGDWVAEQIGGEQPGDAFTLAASPSSVKVLPGKYVSVSVTSKPGKNGAENVTLSASGLPEGANATFQPATIKAGEVAKLTIETAAGTPEKAYQVTVSGKGTTETATAGLSLTVGAGEPPVGDLKVTVNPSSGSGRAGSLVSATVTATGGAGSIALSASGSGLPINPFFSPQSVSSGGSSTMQVFAPFQPGTYPVTVTAKDGGGKTATTTYTLTVQ